TAGGAACTGAGTTGTATGTATTGGCATTCATTGATTTGTTTCCACACATGGACATAAACCCAAGTTGGGTAAACCatgcagatttttatgtttcatTGGTGTTGTTTTCTCTGTTGTGATCTCTCATGCTGAATTTTCTTGCTTTCATTGACACTATCTATAATTACCACCAAGTACGTGTGCCATTTCCCCTGCCCATATGctgtagaaatgattaaaatgttTGCTTCATTCAAAGTCAGTTTCCCAACcaattatgttttgtttagaacaTCCTGGTCCCATATAGGCTACCATCACTCATCTGCATGATGGacattaatttatcattttttctcaAGAAAGGGTTGgacatgaaataatttgattctgtttagaTTTTTGCAGTTAGAAAGCAAGCTATGTACTCTCTTAAAGACATTGTGCCTGCAGCTGAGAACAACATAAATACACAAGTCATAGTTTTGAACATAGGCAAGACAGCATCAGAGGGCCAAAACAAGACATGCTTGGCACTTGTGGCTGATGAGACAGCCGCAGTTCACTTCCAGCTCTGGGGGAATGAGTGTGATGCCTTTGAGCCTGGTGATATTATCCAACTAACAAATGGAATATTCTCTTGCAACCGGAGAAGTTGGGTGCTGAGGGCAGGCAAGAGAGGGAAGGTAGAGAAGGTGGGAGAATTCACCATGGCATATGTTGAGACACCCAACATGAGCGAGATTGAATGGGTTCATGATCCAAGCAAGTCCAAGTTCGTGCAGAAGGCTGTTATTTCACCCCATTCACGCATTTTCCCGCCATTACCTTAACTTTTGCACCTTTTGTTTCATGTAATGTTCCTTCTCACTGCATTTCAGAATTACCAACATTGATGAGATTGTAGTTTCATGTATTTCTTACTCTCTTCAAATCATCTTTAATCAACAGAGGGATTTTACTTGCAATGGGCTATCTCGGAATTTGTTTCAAGGTTGGTGAACCATTCTCTATCTATCTGATTTGGGGAGTTTGTGTTCGAAATACCATTTCATGCAAATGAAGAAATGCCTCTGATCCGACCATGATCACTCTAGGCAGCACTACCTTTTCGTTCCTAGCTGATTTCCATTTTTACCCACTTTCTCCCCTTCAGCGTAGGTGTTGAGAGAGTACTGAAGTAGCTCAAAAAAGGTACTGCGCTTAGATAATAGAGAAGATAAAGATGCTTCAGACACAGTTTCGCTATTTACAATGGAGTGCAGACACCACGCCAAATGCAAATACATGTTCAGAAGAAGAAAACTGACAACCTGTGCCAGCATGAGCAgcaaatgattatatataaatgtaacaAAGTGAGTAAGAGAAACAAATGTCTGATTCTTCCGCAAGCTAAGACTTGACACACCTCATCTTCCATATTTCTAAACCTAGTGAGAACCATGACAATACCGTCATATAAGCTCTCAATAGGCACGGCCCTTGACAAATGAAGCTCATACAACCTTTTCGAATTTACAAGAAGTGAATATTCATCGTCACCATCCTGCAGGGCTGAAACATATCACATTTTACCCACCACaaatcaaggaaaaaaagaatgattATTACTGAAGCATACCGCTACTTCTTTGATTGCAGCTTTAAGTTTAGCAATAAGTTCATCCTCCAGTTCCTTTAATTTATTACGAGCAAAATCCTGCAGCTCCCCTTGACTCTCGGTGGAGCAAAAGCTAAAAGCCCTCACACAAGATCTCAGTGCCTCCTTCTCACCATGCTTAAAAAATGCCTCTTTCATAAGCTGAAGgacatttttaaaattctgaAAGGTAAAGCCTGTAAGCTTTTGCTTTGAATTTTAAGTTGTACAAATATCAAACAAACCGACAGGCACAAGAAATTCTGTGGCCCACCTGCTCCTGTCTCTTTAAGGAATAAAGCTCAAGATTCATTTGTAAAATAATCTCAACTAGTGATGGCATTTTTGCTTTGTCTGCCACGAATTTGCGTAAGAGCAATGGATAGTTCTTCATCATGGCAACAGTAATATCCCGTCTgttgttttcaaatatttcctgACAATTGGAACAGAAGTAATTCAGAATGGTGTCCTAATATATGGTGTCCATGATAAACTGCATAAACTGAATTTCCAAAAGAAAACCAGTTTATTTAGTTCAATTTTTACTGACGTGGAACTTCACCCACGAAGACCCACCTCTAGAGAGTAAGCCCAAAAACACAAATCCACTCGCCATAATCGTGTATCAAAACCAATTTACTTTCTTAATAACACctgattatacaaaaaatggatattttggtACAAAACATGCTGTATTCTACTATAGTGCACAAAACATATTTAGAGCTGGCAATATGAAAAAGGTATATGAAGGTATTTGAGCAAAACAGGAACAAAATGCATGAGGAATTACACACTTTTTGAGCTTTAGGGTAATATTGCTTCCGATTATCAGTAGCAGGGACAATCCTCTCTCCAGCAGCCTTTTTGACAGATGCACAAAGAAGCCGAACCAAGTTTGTTGCATCCTCATCAGTAAGCTCAATCAACGGATTCTCATCCAAGAGAATGGAGACAATACACTTCAAATCCTGCAAGTGAAAAATCAACTACCATTATAAAGTGACCCAAGAAATTCAAGAGAAAGTTAATACTATTAGAAGATTTCATTATAAAtctaatctaatttattatatactGCACCACAACAGTGTCTTCTCTAAGTTCCACTCCAGAAATTTGTTGAATAGAAATGCCAACATAGAAAGTAACGCGCAGCTTAAAGGTGACCCAACCCCAACTGTCACAAGTTTAACACGCTGACCAAAACCATAACCCTCTGAGAATAAAAGTTGACCAACCCAAGTGGCTCTGCATCCCAGTTGGACAAGTTGGTGCAGCTACAACTTCCACCAGATCCTACATACATTGTGATCCCTAATGCTTCAAATATAATgtacaaattaaatttgaaattactcAACCAGGTATACATGAAAAACCAATATAaagttgtttggaaaaaaatataaagtttcaGCATAAAAGAGAATTTTGTTTTCGAAAAAACACCAAAGcagaagaaaatataaatgaaatccATTAGAGCTACTTCAAATTTGGGACATAAAACTGCATTAATTCAATGTCGTCCTTGTTGCATGGTATGCTCAAAAAAAGAAGCTTGGTTCTAAACTtgcaataaatttttaatgcaaCTGAAGTTTGGGATCAAAGTACAGCCATGCCAAAATAGAAATATCAATGCCTACCCAACTGCATGTCAAGTAAAGTCAGCAAATCCTGACCCAGTCAGGTTCGCAAATCACACTctcccacccacccacccataGCCTACAATGTGAGTCATAAAAACATACCTTCATAGCCTTCATATactcccaatcatcatcaatgaCGTAAATGCTTAAAATTGGATCTCTCAGAATTTGCAGCATTCTGCCAAGATGGACCTCTGAAGAACTGCTATCATCGCCTAGAATGAAAATAGTAGTCATCATAGTGAAAGTTGATAGAATCATAGCATACACATGAAACTAGAGAATCAAGGAAGACTAAAACCTTTTAAATCAGACTGGGAAGTACTAAACTTTTGAGCAATCAGATGATCACAAACTAATGCTCCTATGGCATGCCTGATTTCTGGTGGATCATCAATCAGTAAATCATAGAGAGGACCCAAGTCATGATCTGGTATAAGTTGATGTCTGCAACAGATAGCAGCCAATTCTCAGTGCATGAGTTTTGCATAAACAG
This genomic interval from Juglans microcarpa x Juglans regia isolate MS1-56 chromosome 4D, Jm3101_v1.0, whole genome shotgun sequence contains the following:
- the LOC121259255 gene encoding SOSS complex subunit B homolog isoform X6, with amino-acid sequence MALCNFTNAAAEVLNGSTVGSDMVKIFAVRKQAMYSLKDIVPAAENNINTQVIVLNIGKTASEGQNKTCLALVADETAAVHFQLWGNECDAFEPGDIIQLTNGIFSCNRRSWVLRAGKRGKVEKVGEFTMAYVETPNMSEIEWVHDPSKSKFVQKAVISPHSRIFPPLP
- the LOC121259255 gene encoding SOSS complex subunit B homolog isoform X7; this encodes MYSLKDIVPAAENNINTQVIVLNIGKTASEGQNKTCLALVADETAAVHFQLWGNECDAFEPGDIIQLTNGIFSCNRRSWVLRAGKRGKVEKVGEFTMAYVETPNMSEIEWVHDPSKSKFVQKAVISPHSRIFPPLP
- the LOC121260214 gene encoding sister-chromatid cohesion protein 3-like codes for the protein MVAAASSPSKLYIYDKPGDYEQLVNCYIFYHSRAINLMIELADDIDVSVAVCAIELVKQLLRHQLIPDHDLGPLYDLLIDDPPEIRHAIGALVCDHLIAQKFSTSQSDLKGDDSSSSEVHLGRMLQILRDPILSIYVIDDDWEYMKAMKDLKCIVSILLDENPLIELTDEDATNLVRLLCASVKKAAGERIVPATDNRKQYYPKAQKEIFENNRRDITVAMMKNYPLLLRKFVADKAKMPSLVEIILQMNLELYSLKRQEQNFKNVLQLMKEAFFKHGEKEALRSCVRAFSFCSTESQGELQDFARNKLKELEDELIAKLKAAIKEVADGDDEYSLLVNSKRLYELHLSRAVPIESLYDGIVMVLTRFRNMEDEVVSFLLLNMYLHLAWCLHSIVNSETVSEASLSSLLSKRSTFFELLQYSLNTYAEGEKVGKNGNQLGTKR